In Macadamia integrifolia cultivar HAES 741 chromosome 5, SCU_Mint_v3, whole genome shotgun sequence, a single window of DNA contains:
- the LOC122077895 gene encoding aspartic proteinase nepenthesin-1-like, giving the protein MAFMETLLSLIFLLLSSLLLHSVAVHESPESITLSLIHPFSVHSPFYPGKNVTDVEKINLLIQATEARMHHLFPTTTKRQGKYWNGSSEVDDIGALVQYINAYYVAKVGIGSFQPALKWLAYYLIMDTGSQITWVQCEGCNPCFPLIQTPNFPFSRSQSYRSIPCGHKDCPTQRQDCYGSSCGFSILYGGNHGPITRGTIARETLTFTSDIPGVTESRNNLFLSCALQNHNYGYSQQNKVAGVLGLGAGGHGTPPLWSQVSKKRFSYCLFTFEHTSSQLHIGEGARMVGPQVVSTPLLKGSNPSLYYLELQDISVAGIRLRLRGFFRFGGCVIDSGAPMTSLVPNAYAIVRNALIRYFAQFGIQPYNSGNRPSGVPEFDLCFHKVPPGFRFPTMTFHFKGADLIVQPTGVFVVGANYICVALRSDDITMLGAYQQTQHKFSYDLELGALFFAPENCGARA; this is encoded by the coding sequence ATGGCTTTCATGGAGACTTTGTTATCTCTAATCTTTCTCCTCTTAAGTTCATTACTGCTACATTCTGTTGCTGTTCATGAAAGTCCTGAGTCCATCACTCTAAGCCTCATTCACCCATTTTCTGTCCACTCACCATTCTATCCAGGGAAGAACGTAACAGATGTGGAGAAGATTAATCTACTTATTCAAGCCACAGAAGCTCGTATGCATCATCTATTCCCAACCACAACAAAGAGGCAAGGAAAGTACTGGAATGGTAGCAGCGAGGTTGATGACATAGGGGCACTAGTGCAATATATTAATGCCTACTATGTAGCCAAGGTGGGTATCGGTTCATTTCAACCTGCCCTAAAGTGGCTTGCTTATTACTTGATCATGGACACTGGAAGTCAAATTACTTGGGTACAATGTGAAGGTTGCAATCCTTGCTTTCCCCTTATACAAACACCCAATTTCCCATTCTCAAGATCCCAGAGTTACAGGTCCATTCCTTGTGGTCACAAAGACTGTCCAACTCAAAGACAGGATTGCTATGGATCATCCTGTGGATTCAGCATACTCTACGGTGGTAACCATGGGCCCATAACGAGAGGAACCATTGCAAGAGAGACATTAACCTTTACTTCTGATATTCCTGGAGTTACGGAATCTCGTAACAATTTATTCTTGTCTTGTGCCTTACAAAATCACAACTATGGCTATTCACAACAGAATAAAGTTGctggggttttgggcttaggggcTGGAGGCCATGGAACTCCTCCCTTATGGAGTCAAGTATCAAAAAAACGCTTCTCTTATTGCTTATTTACCTTTGAACACACTAGTTCTCAGTTACATATCGGAGAAGGTGCACGGATGGTAGGACCACAAGTTGTGTCTACACCATTGTTGAAGGGATCTAACCCATCACTCTACTACTTAGAATTGCAAGATATCAGCGTTGCAGGCATTCGACTTAGACTACGAGGGTTTTTCCGCTTTGGTGGTTGCGTTATCGATTCAGGAGCTCCAATGACTTCACTAGTTCCTAATGCTTATGCCATTgtgagaaatgctcttattcggTACTTCGCACAGTTTGGTATTCAACCATACAATAGTGGAAATAGACCAAGTGGTGTGCCTGAGTTTGATCTCTGTTTTCATAAGGTCCCACCTGGGTTTAGGTTTCCAACTATGACATTCCATTTCAAAGGAGCTGACCTTATTGTGCAGCCCACTGGTGTATTTGTAGTGGGGGCAAATTATATTTGTGTCGCACTAAGATCAGACGACATTACAATGCTTGGAGCTTATCAGCAAACCCAACACAAGTTCTcctatgatttggagttgggagCTCTCTTCTTTGCTCCAGAGAATTGTGGAGCCCGTGCTTAA